GACGAGCTCGACGACGCGCGGAACCGCAATTGTGGCACCTGCCGCTGGTACGACGCGCCGTGCCTCGCCCGCGTCTCGGCCTGCGTCGCCTGGAAGGCGGCGGCGGTCCCGACCCTCGAAGGCGCGGTCGCGGTCGCCCAGGCAGGCGTCAGCCTCGCCCAGGGTGCCCTCGCCCGGGTCCAGGCGGGCTACGACGAAGCGGCGCTCCTCGTCGCCGGCGCCCAGCGCGCGGTCGATCTGGCGCTCGACGCCCGGGACGACGCCCGGGAGGCACTGGTCGGGCTGCGCGCCGAACGCGACGCGCTGCCGCTCGAGGACGGCGTGATCGACGCCCGTGTGGCGCTCCGCCTCACGCGGGACGGCCTGACCGGCACCGTGAGCGGCACCTTCCAGGGCGCCAACTTCGGCGAAGGCGTCGTCGTCAACGACGCGACGGGCTCGCGGGCCTGCTTCGTCGTCCCCCAGACGGACGAGGAGCTCTGCGCGCCGCTCTAGGCGGGACGTTCCTCCTCGCCCTGCCCACGAGCCGGGTCGTCCTTCGGTACGGCCCGGCTCCGTCGTTCGAGGGTGACCGGGAGCCCGGGGGCCGCGAGAGCGAGCGAGCTAGTCTGGGTCGCGATGCCGAAGACCCCGATCAAGATCGAAGGCGTAGTCGCCCCCGGCTTCGAGTCCGTCCGCGACCTCTACGCCCGCAACATGGCGACGCTCGAGGAGCGGAACACCCAGCTCTGCGTCTATCGCCGCGGCGACAAGGTCGTCGACCTCTGGGGCACCCAGATCGACGACACGAACTTCGCGCCGGACACGTTGGTGAACATCTTCAGCAGCGGAAAGAGCATGGAAGCGATCGCGCTCGCCTCGCTCCACGGCCGGGGCCTCCTCGACTACGACAAGCGGATTGCCGACTACTGGCCCGAGTTCGCCCGGAACGGCAAGCAGGACCTGACCGTCGCCGACCTGATGCGCCACGAAGGCGGGCTCGCGAGCTTCGACCAGTCGATCGACCCGGAGTCGCTCTTCCCCGCGAACATCAAGAAGAACCAGGTCGGCGCCGTCATCGAATCCCAGACGGCCCGGTTCCCCGAGCGGGACGACACCCGCCGCGAGTACCACGCGATCACACGGGGCTGGGTCGCCAACGAGATCTTCCGGCGGATCGACCCGGCGGGCCGCACGATCGGCGACTTCCTGCGCGAAGAGGTCGCCGACCCGCTCGACGTCGACGTCTACGTCGGGCTGCGCGAGCCGGAGCTCTCCCGCGTCTCGCCCGTCGTGATCCTCTCGTTCCTCTTCGTCTTCCTCCAGAGCCTGATCCCGCGCTTTCTGGGCCGCCGGATCGAGAAGAACTTCTTCCAGCTCGCCGGCCGGATCCTCCGTATCCTGCGCGGTGCCCGTGGCGGGACCGTCCGAGGCTCGGTCCCGCCGATCCGGGGCGGCAAGGGCCTGCCGGACTTCAACTCGCGCGAGGTCCGCATGGGCGAGACCCCCTCGGCGAACACCCACTCGAACGCCCGCAGCCTGGCGAAGATCGCGGCGATGCTCGCCTCGGGCGGATCCTTCGGAGGCCATCGGGTCCTGAGCCCCGAGGCGTGCGAGGCGATGCACGCGAAGGCGACGCCGGCGGACATGATCATCATGCCCACCGCGTTCTCCCAGGGCGGCGTCAACGCCTTCGGACCGACGGACGTCGGCAGCGCCGACCTCGAGCGCGCCCTCAACGACGGGCGCGAAGGCTTCTTCGGCTGGATGGGCTTCGGCGGCTCGATCTTCCAATGGCACCGCGAGCTCGAGATCGGCTTCGGCTACGTGCCGACGTCGCTCCACGCCCTCGACCTCTTCAACGAGCGCGGCAAGGAATATCAACGCGAAGTCCTGCGCTGCGTCGCGAAGCTCGGCGCGTAGCCATGGAAATCGACTACATCGCGGTCGCGGTCCCCGCCTTCTTCGTCCTGATCGCCGTCGAGCTCTGGATCGCGCGTCGTCGCGGGCACGCCTACTACCGTCTGAACGACTCGCTGAACGACCTCGCGACCGGCGTGCTCCAGCAGCTCGTCACGCTGCTCTTCGCGGCCACGATCGTCGCGGGGTACTTCTGGATCCACGCGACTCATCGGCTCTTCGACCTGTCCGCCGACAGTCTCCTCGTGTGGATCGGCTGCTTCGTTGGCGTCGACTTCGCCTACTACTGGTTCCACCGCCTGAGCCACGAGATCAACTTCCTCTGGGCGGCCCACGTCGTCCACCACCAGAGCGAGGAGTACAACCTGACGGTGGCGCTCCGGCAGAGCGCGCTCCAGCCGTTCATGTCGATTCCGTTCTACTGGCCCCTCGCCCTGCTGGGTGTCCCGCCGCTGGTCTTCCTCGCCTGCTCGTCGTTCAACACGCTCTACCAGTTCTGGATCCACACGCGCGAGATCGGGACCCTCGGCCCCCTCGAGCAGATCCTGATGACCCCCTCCCACCACCGCGTCCACCACGGACGCAACCCGATCTACATCGACCGGAACCACGGCGGCACGTTCATCGTCTGGGACAAGCTCTTCGGCACCTTCGAGCCGGAGAGCGAAGAGGTCGTCTACGGCGTGACGAAGCCCCTCGCGAGCTGGAATCCGGTCTGGGCCAACCTCGACTACTGGATCGACCTCGCCCGGGCCGCGCGTGCGACCCGGCGGGGGCGCGACAAGCTCCTCGTGTTCCTGGCGCGGCCGGGCTGGATGCCGACGGACCTCGGCGGATTCCAGGCCGCGCCCCCGCTCTCGTCCGACCTCACCAAGTTCGACCCGACCGTCGACCGCCGCATGGCCGCCTACGCGACGTTCCAGTTCGTGCAGGGCGTCGGCCTCTCGGTCGTGTTCCCGCTCCTGTACCCGAACCTCGGCACCCCCGCCCGGATCCTGATCGTGGTCGGGATCGTCTGGAGCCTCGTGAACGTGGGCGCGCTCTTCGACGGCGCGCGCTGGGGCGCGGTGTCCGAATGGGTGCGGATCGTCCTGACACCGATCGTCGCGATCGCCCTCCTCCCGCTGCCCACCGGCGCGATCGCCTCGGTCGCGCTCCTCGCGAATCCGGTGCTCGCGTTCCTCGTCGGGCTGCGTCCCGGTGAAGACGACGGCGTCCGTGGCGGCTTCAGTGACCGGGCGGGCGAGGCGTTGGATCGCTGAAGTAGCGGCCCGGCGTCGTCCCCATGGCGCTGCGGAACATGGCGATGAACGCGCTCGGCGTGTCGAAGCCGACCTCGAGCCCGACCTCGGTCACGCTCCGTCCCTGCGCGAGCCCCTCGAGCGCGCGCAGCAGTCGCACCTGACGCTGCCAGCGACCGAAGCTCATGCCCGCCTCGGCGTGGAAGAGCCGCTCGAGGGTCCGCTCGCTGGCGCCCGCGACCCGCGCCCACTCGGCGCGCGAGCGGCGGTCGGCCGGGTCGCGCTCGAACGCGCGGGCCACCTCGCGGGCGCGCGGGTCGGAGAGCGTCGGCAGATGCAGAGGCGCGACCTCCGCGGTGCGGAGCTCGTCGCGGAGGACCGCGGCCACGTTCGCCTCGGGTCCGTCGGCGGGATAGTCGGGGCCGAACTCGACCGCGCGCAGGATCAGCGCCCGGAGGAGCGGACTGACCTGCACGACCCGACAGCGCGCGCCGTCGAGGCTCGCGAAGGCGGGATCGAGGTAGACGGTGCGCAGCTCGACCACGCCGACCATGTCGATCGCGTGGTCGGCGAAGGCCGGCACCCAGACCGCCCGCGCCGGCGGCACGATCCAGAGCCCGTGCGCCGTGCGGACCTTCATCACCCCGCTCGCAGCATGGATCAGCTGCGCGGCGTCGTGGCGGTGGAGTGGAATCGGCCGATCCGGCCCGTGATCGTCGGCGAGACCGAGCACCGGCACCCGGAGCCCGAGGGCGACCAGCGGCGGATCGGATTGACGGCTTTGCGACATCGAATGTCAGAATAGGCGCAGATCGCCACCCCCGTCGATGGCATCCTGCCCTCGTTCCCGCCCCCATCCACCCGAGGAGACCCGCCATGTCCGAAATCGTCCTCCGAAAACTCTGGACCTACCCGGTGAAGGGCTGCCAGGGCGTCGCCCACGACGAAGTCCCCGTGACGACGCTCGGCATTCCCGGCGACCGCGGCTTCGCGATCTGGAAGGACGGCGCCCTCGTCGACCAGAAGGAGACGCCACGGGTGGCGTCGATCGGCGCGCACGTCGACCTCGAGGCGGGCACGCTGACGCTCCGCCACGCCGAGGCCGGCGAGCTCGTGCACGAGATCCGCGCCGACGGAGCGCGACGTCCCGGACGCTGGGTGCTCGACGAATTCGAAGCCCTCGACCAGGGCGACGTCGCGGCGGAGTGGCTCTCCGACGTCCTCGGGGAGCCCGTCCGCCTGGTGGCCGCCGACGAGGCCTGGCGGATCAACTTCCCGATCCCGCAGATGGCGCTCCTCCACGACCAGCCGAAGCGGGCCTTCACCGCCGCCTCGCCGATCTCGATCGCCAACGTGGCGTCGCTCGCGGCGTTGAACGCCCGGCTCGAGGCCCCGGTGCCGATGGAACGATTCCGGATGAACGTCGTGATCGACGGACTCGAGGCCCACGCGGAGGACACCCTGGACGAGGTCCGGGGCGAGTCCGTACGACTGCGGCACGTCACGCCCGCCGAGCGCTGCGTGATCGTCTCGACCGACCAGCGAACCGGCGAGCGGGACCGCTCCGACCTGCTCCGCTCGCTCCCGAAGAAGTCGAAGGAAGACCGCTTCGGGAGCGGACGGATCTTCGGCACCTACCTCCGCGTCGAGACCGAAGGCACCTTGCGGGTCGGCGAGCGACTCGAAGTGATGTCCATGGAAGCGGCGTTCTGCTAGCCTCGGGCGGCCCTCAGGTCTCCGTGGTCTCCACGGATTGCCTCGACGTCGTCTCGGCCGTTCGTTCGGTCCCGACGGCACCGCGCGCCGGTAGCTCAGCTGGATAGAGCATCAGGCTTCGAACCTGAGGGTCGGGGGTTCGAATCCCTCCCGGCGTACCATAAATTCCCTTTGAAATCGCCAAGTTCCGTTAGGTCACCTTCATCGTCTGAAACGGTGTTTTCGTCCATTGTGACCAAATTGTGACCAACTGTGACCATCGTGAGCCCGTCGAGTGCGTCGACGACGCCGTGCTCTTCGGGGTCCGGCAGCAAATGGCCATAGGTGTCGCACGTGATTTGGATGCTCGAGTGCCCGAGCCAACGTGAGACCTTGAAGATGGGCACGCCGGCCAGGAGCAGGTCCGTTGCGAACGTGTGCCGCAGGTCGTGAAACGGCTTGGGGTGACCTTCGATCCCGGCACTCTTCACGATGCGCTTGAAGCGGTCTCCGAAGCGCCGGTCGTCCTGGACGGACGCCGTCTTTCGAACGGACGGGAAGAGCCATTCGCCTCGGTCCCGCTTCGCGTTGAAGACGATCTGGTCCTGAAGAACCGAGGCGAGCTCGGTCGATAGCGGAAGGGTTCGCCGCGACTTCTCGGTCTTCGGGTTATCCACCTTTCCGTCGATGATGCGGCGCCGAACGTGGAGATACCGGTCGACGAGGTCGACATCGTCCGGCCTCAACCCGAGGACCTCGGAGCGCCGGAGCCCGGCGCGCAGTCCCAGGAGGGCGCCAGCGTAAATCCAGCGGTCTTTCTTCTTCGCCGCCTTCAGGAGCTTGTCTCTCTCCTCGATCGTGTAGGGCTGCGCGCCACTCCCCTCGGCTGGAAGCTCATCCGTTCGCAGACCTGCCGCCTTCAGGAGCTGCGCCTTGTTGGCGAACGGATTCTTGCTCAGGATGCCCTGAACACTGACGGCATCCTCGAAGGCGCTCTGAAGAGCTCCGACAAGATTCGCGACGGTCTTCCTCGACCGCCTCCCCTCTTCGCCGTCAATCAAATGGCGGACAATCGCAAGGGCGTCGGAACGGGAGATTTCGGCGAGGAGCTTCGAGCCAATCAGAGGCTTCACCTCGCGAACGGCCTGCGCGTAGGTGAGGTACGAGCCGGGCCGAAGGCCACCTTCGACGCGAGCGAGCCAATCTTCCGTGTGCTTCGCGAATGTGAGCCCGCGCTGGGGCTCGCTCGGAAACGGCGTCTTCCCGAGAAGCATCCTGGCTTCGACTTGCTTCGCGAGTTTCTCGGCGAGCTCGCGGTTCGACGTGTCGGCGGATCTCCGGATACGCTGGCCATTCCATCGAAAGTCCAGCCACCAGACGTCTCCGCGTCGTCGCAGCCTTACCGCCATTCTCGCTATTCCGGCTCCCGTCCGAGTCGCTCGAGCAGAGTACCTAACTCACCCTGAAGATCACGCTCGGGCTGCTCTCCGTATTGGCGGAGCCATTCGAGGAACTCGGAAACAACGACCAGCACACGTCGACCGACGCGATACGAAGGCATTCCGCGCTCTCGGGTCCATTGGCGAAGCGTCTTCTCGTCCACCCCGACCATTCGCCCTAGCTCCGAAACACTTACGGCGATCCGCTCTCTTGGCTCGACGAAGCGGGCCGCAGACGGTCGACCTTCGGCTTGGTTCAAATCCGCAGACACGTGCACCTCCTTCTAGATGGAGCGGCCATCGCCGTGGTCGGATCAATCGAGGCTCGCGCGAGACGGGCAAGTCGACCGAGGTTGGATGGCAAGCGGCCATCCTCTTGCTCATCACCCGGACACGATTCTACTGCGCGCGTTCGCCTAATGGCGCGAAAGTTCGGGCGCTGACAATATTCGGAAGTCGTGGCGAGTCAGAAGATTCACGATGCCGCGCGACGGGAAGAGTTGGACCGAGTTGTCGCGCGTCGACGCCGGAACTCATCACGAGTCAGCTCATGTCTTGCTGAGAGCAACTGGTTCACACGAGACATCACAAGCAGGTCGAAACCGACGACATCGCGGGTGCCAAGGTCTGCGAGGAGTTCGTTTCGAACGGCCTCTTCAATCTCCGATAGTTCTCCTGAGTCATGGTTGCTGCGAATCCTTGCAAGTTCATCTCTCTGCCATTCCTCGAACGATTCTCTTCGCTTTGGCAAAGCAAGCTGGCGGCGCCGGCTCGCGCTTTGGCGCTTCGATTCAATCGCGTCATCGACGTATTGAAGAATCGCGCCAAAGTTCTCCATTTCGAAGCGGGTGCATTGGGCGCGCTTCAATCCAAACGTGAGAATATATTCAGCCGTGAGCACGCCGTGCGCCGCGATTAGGGAATCAGCCTGCTCGATTTCCCTCTCGGTCGGATGACGGGTCGCCGAATGACCGCGAGCCTTGTGAAATCGACGAACGAGTTCGACTGACTCCTGGGTGAATTCTTCCGTTTCAGGACCTGCACACACCTTCTTGGGTGTGTGAGTCTGGTTCATTGAATGGCTCTTGTTCGTGTCGGCCGGGCGTGAGTCACGCATCCCCGACACAGGGCCATTGCCTGTGTCGCCTTTTGTCGACACAGGGGGAAGCCGTGCGGCCCCCGATTTCCGAGCTTTTCGGTCATCAAAGATTCCGAGA
The genomic region above belongs to bacterium and contains:
- a CDS encoding sterol desaturase family protein, with translation MEIDYIAVAVPAFFVLIAVELWIARRRGHAYYRLNDSLNDLATGVLQQLVTLLFAATIVAGYFWIHATHRLFDLSADSLLVWIGCFVGVDFAYYWFHRLSHEINFLWAAHVVHHQSEEYNLTVALRQSALQPFMSIPFYWPLALLGVPPLVFLACSSFNTLYQFWIHTREIGTLGPLEQILMTPSHHRVHHGRNPIYIDRNHGGTFIVWDKLFGTFEPESEEVVYGVTKPLASWNPVWANLDYWIDLARAARATRRGRDKLLVFLARPGWMPTDLGGFQAAPPLSSDLTKFDPTVDRRMAAYATFQFVQGVGLSVVFPLLYPNLGTPARILIVVGIVWSLVNVGALFDGARWGAVSEWVRIVLTPIVAIALLPLPTGAIASVALLANPVLAFLVGLRPGEDDGVRGGFSDRAGEALDR
- a CDS encoding helix-turn-helix transcriptional regulator; this translates as MSQSRQSDPPLVALGLRVPVLGLADDHGPDRPIPLHRHDAAQLIHAASGVMKVRTAHGLWIVPPARAVWVPAFADHAIDMVGVVELRTVYLDPAFASLDGARCRVVQVSPLLRALILRAVEFGPDYPADGPEANVAAVLRDELRTAEVAPLHLPTLSDPRAREVARAFERDPADRRSRAEWARVAGASERTLERLFHAEAGMSFGRWQRQVRLLRALEGLAQGRSVTEVGLEVGFDTPSAFIAMFRSAMGTTPGRYFSDPTPRPPGH
- a CDS encoding helix-turn-helix domain-containing protein, whose translation is MGAEKRQPLVSVERQYETDVATGNTLSRMFVKMYFAARDSGLLADIGDIRWRTLCCLATYMDADGQCRPSQARVARDLGIGRQQANKRIRSLAAYRFEGRPVLRVEKTRRMTSSGGRWGNNVYSIQPISGLGIFDDRKARKSGAARLPPVSTKGDTGNGPVSGMRDSRPADTNKSHSMNQTHTPKKVCAGPETEEFTQESVELVRRFHKARGHSATRHPTEREIEQADSLIAAHGVLTAEYILTFGLKRAQCTRFEMENFGAILQYVDDAIESKRQSASRRRQLALPKRRESFEEWQRDELARIRSNHDSGELSEIEEAVRNELLADLGTRDVVGFDLLVMSRVNQLLSARHELTRDEFRRRRATTRSNSSRRAAS
- a CDS encoding beta-lactamase family protein; the encoded protein is MPKTPIKIEGVVAPGFESVRDLYARNMATLEERNTQLCVYRRGDKVVDLWGTQIDDTNFAPDTLVNIFSSGKSMEAIALASLHGRGLLDYDKRIADYWPEFARNGKQDLTVADLMRHEGGLASFDQSIDPESLFPANIKKNQVGAVIESQTARFPERDDTRREYHAITRGWVANEIFRRIDPAGRTIGDFLREEVADPLDVDVYVGLREPELSRVSPVVILSFLFVFLQSLIPRFLGRRIEKNFFQLAGRILRILRGARGGTVRGSVPPIRGGKGLPDFNSREVRMGETPSANTHSNARSLAKIAAMLASGGSFGGHRVLSPEACEAMHAKATPADMIIMPTAFSQGGVNAFGPTDVGSADLERALNDGREGFFGWMGFGGSIFQWHRELEIGFGYVPTSLHALDLFNERGKEYQREVLRCVAKLGA
- a CDS encoding MOSC domain-containing protein codes for the protein MSEIVLRKLWTYPVKGCQGVAHDEVPVTTLGIPGDRGFAIWKDGALVDQKETPRVASIGAHVDLEAGTLTLRHAEAGELVHEIRADGARRPGRWVLDEFEALDQGDVAAEWLSDVLGEPVRLVAADEAWRINFPIPQMALLHDQPKRAFTAASPISIANVASLAALNARLEAPVPMERFRMNVVIDGLEAHAEDTLDEVRGESVRLRHVTPAERCVIVSTDQRTGERDRSDLLRSLPKKSKEDRFGSGRIFGTYLRVETEGTLRVGERLEVMSMEAAFC